One window of Rhizobium leguminosarum genomic DNA carries:
- a CDS encoding DegT/DnrJ/EryC1/StrS family aminotransferase, producing MKNEKIYVTKPSLPPLEEFIPSLEAIWNNRILTNGGPFHEQLEQELCSHLGVKHISLFSNATVALLTALQALRVTGEVITTPYSFVATSHSLLWNGLKPVFVDIDPVTLNLDPAKIEAAITQQTTAIMPVHCYGHPCDVDAIQKIADLYNLKIIYDAAHAFGVEDERGSILNHGDLAILSFHATKVFNTFEGGAIICPDVKTKTRIDQLKNFGSVDEVTVVAPGTNGKMSEFNAALGLLQLKYIKFVIEKRELIDRAYRERLRGVAGIECLGRSGETVSNFSYFPILVRPGYPISRDGLYEWLKENNIHPRRYFYPLISNFSMYRSLPSSHPSNLPVATEAAQQVLCLPIYPDMEMEIVDKVCALIASVSTGAFTASTGI from the coding sequence ATGAAAAACGAAAAGATCTATGTAACGAAGCCCAGCCTGCCGCCGCTCGAAGAATTCATTCCTTCGCTGGAAGCGATCTGGAACAATCGCATCCTGACCAATGGCGGGCCATTCCACGAGCAGTTGGAGCAGGAGCTCTGCAGCCATCTCGGCGTGAAGCACATCAGCCTGTTTTCGAACGCCACCGTTGCGTTGCTGACGGCGCTTCAGGCGCTCCGCGTCACGGGCGAAGTCATCACCACGCCTTATTCCTTCGTGGCCACTTCGCATTCGCTTCTCTGGAACGGCTTAAAGCCCGTCTTCGTCGACATCGATCCGGTGACGCTCAATCTCGATCCAGCGAAGATCGAGGCGGCGATCACGCAGCAGACGACGGCGATCATGCCGGTGCATTGCTACGGCCACCCTTGCGACGTCGATGCGATCCAGAAGATCGCCGATCTCTACAATCTCAAGATCATCTATGACGCCGCCCATGCCTTCGGCGTGGAAGACGAGCGGGGAAGCATTCTCAATCACGGCGACCTTGCCATCCTGAGCTTCCATGCGACGAAGGTTTTCAACACGTTCGAAGGCGGGGCCATCATTTGCCCGGATGTTAAGACGAAGACCCGCATCGACCAGCTGAAGAACTTCGGTTCTGTCGACGAAGTGACCGTAGTGGCGCCAGGCACGAACGGCAAGATGAGCGAGTTCAACGCTGCGCTCGGCCTGTTGCAGCTGAAATACATCAAGTTCGTAATCGAAAAGCGTGAGCTCATCGACCGTGCATACCGCGAGCGGCTCCGCGGCGTTGCGGGCATAGAATGTCTGGGCCGTTCCGGCGAGACCGTCTCCAATTTCTCTTATTTCCCGATCCTCGTACGCCCTGGCTATCCCATTTCACGCGATGGGCTCTATGAATGGCTGAAAGAAAACAACATTCATCCGCGCCGCTATTTCTATCCGCTGATTTCAAACTTTTCGATGTACCGCAGCCTGCCTTCCTCGCACCCCTCGAATCTGCCGGTCGCAACCGAAGCCGCACAACAGGTGCTCTGCCTTCCCATCTATCCGGACATGGAGATGGAGATCGTCGACAAGGTCTGTGCGCTCATTGCTTCAGTGAGCACAGGTGCTTTCACCGCAAGTACGGGTATATGA
- a CDS encoding glycosyltransferase family 2 protein, with translation MPRVSICIPSYNPDYFEQALRSALAQTYTDVEIIVSDDCPTDAIEKICQRYAGFLTYSRNPNPGPLTNLVRMMELAQGEYIKFAFDDDILNPFCVQFLLEALETTRHQNTKLAFSPRFTINSQGHFTNLINPFQVSDGLKVISGRDFIWLTAMRHHNLIGEYSTVLFRREDCFTSDGEFRLFDVNGLILPDLAAWLDIAQRGAFVAHPQPLSYFRQHENATSNPEKSPNFVHCILFHEKILNSARERGYVTDKDLPEAYRNLANVYRYWVGTFPQLKDSIERFESYAFSGFAPPLAANF, from the coding sequence ATGCCGCGCGTATCGATTTGCATTCCCTCATACAATCCCGATTATTTCGAGCAGGCGCTAAGAAGCGCGCTTGCTCAAACATATACGGACGTTGAGATCATTGTGTCTGACGACTGCCCGACGGATGCCATCGAAAAGATATGCCAGCGCTATGCGGGGTTCCTGACCTACAGCCGCAACCCGAACCCGGGGCCGCTCACCAATCTTGTCAGAATGATGGAGTTGGCGCAGGGCGAATACATCAAGTTCGCCTTCGATGACGATATTCTGAACCCCTTCTGCGTGCAATTCCTGCTGGAAGCACTCGAAACCACCAGGCATCAAAACACCAAACTCGCCTTCTCGCCGCGCTTTACGATCAACAGCCAGGGCCACTTCACGAATCTGATCAACCCCTTTCAGGTTAGCGACGGCCTGAAAGTCATCAGCGGCCGCGATTTCATCTGGCTGACGGCCATGAGGCACCACAACCTCATCGGGGAATACTCAACTGTCCTGTTCCGGAGAGAGGACTGTTTCACCAGCGACGGCGAGTTCCGCCTTTTCGACGTAAATGGTCTGATCCTTCCCGACCTCGCTGCCTGGCTCGATATCGCCCAGCGCGGCGCATTCGTCGCGCATCCCCAGCCGCTGTCCTATTTCAGACAGCACGAGAACGCGACCTCCAATCCGGAAAAGAGCCCGAACTTCGTTCACTGCATTCTTTTCCATGAGAAGATTCTGAACTCCGCTCGCGAGCGCGGGTACGTCACGGACAAGGATCTCCCAGAGGCATACCGCAATCTGGCGAATGTGTACCGGTACTGGGTGGGGACGTTTCCGCAGCTCAAGGACTCGATCGAGCGCTTCGAAAGCTATGCCTTCAGCGGCTTCGCTCCTCCACTCGCTGCCAACTTCTAG
- a CDS encoding WbqC family protein, which produces MKLAIMQPYFFPYIGYFQLIHAVDKFVVYDNIKYTKKGWINRNRILRNGEDSTFSLPIKAASDSLDICDRTLSTEFDRDKLVNQIQGAYRRAPFFSNAFPVIEQAIRFQDSNLYSYIFNSIMKVCDYLGIKTEFIVSSKMTIDHDLRAETKVLALCEEAGASVYINAIGGVELYSRETFNARDIDLKFIKSKPFEYPQFGGEFIPWLSIIDVIMFNSAESIQTKILNEYELI; this is translated from the coding sequence ATGAAACTGGCTATCATGCAGCCATATTTCTTCCCCTATATTGGCTACTTTCAGCTGATCCACGCGGTCGATAAATTTGTTGTCTATGACAACATAAAATATACAAAAAAGGGTTGGATTAATCGAAACCGCATACTGCGGAATGGAGAAGATTCTACATTTTCTCTACCAATCAAGGCCGCGTCGGACAGCTTAGATATATGCGACCGCACGCTGTCGACAGAGTTTGATCGCGATAAGCTAGTCAATCAAATTCAAGGCGCCTATCGACGTGCGCCATTTTTTTCAAATGCTTTCCCAGTGATAGAGCAGGCAATCCGCTTCCAGGACAGCAACCTCTATTCCTACATCTTCAACTCAATCATGAAAGTCTGCGATTATCTCGGCATCAAGACAGAATTCATCGTCTCTTCCAAAATGACAATAGATCACGATCTTAGGGCAGAGACAAAGGTTTTGGCTCTTTGTGAAGAGGCCGGTGCAAGCGTCTATATAAACGCAATCGGGGGAGTTGAACTTTATTCGCGTGAAACGTTCAATGCGCGTGACATCGACTTGAAATTCATCAAATCGAAGCCTTTCGAATACCCCCAGTTTGGAGGGGAGTTCATTCCTTGGTTATCGATCATCGACGTGATCATGTTCAACTCGGCCGAGAGTATCCAGACGAAGATACTCAACGAGTATGAGCTTATTTAA
- a CDS encoding glycosylase, translated as MFTWEKLGQIYDPGRHARHPQLKQFGQSPSALVLEDRIRVYFCARPEPDANGQYVSHATYLELDRDDPKTIININEGGPILELGGYGAFDEFGTYPISVAKHAEEVWAYYAGITRCESVPFNAAIGLAISRDGGLSFTRAGAGPVLCYDPDEPFLLGSPRIRRFDGRWYLWYVAGRRWLAGGSRPEPVYTIRMASSDDGVNWKKHGRDLLADVLGPNECQACADVTFRSGRYHMFYSYREALNYKSGEGGYRIGYAYSDDMLTWIRRDDLAGLQRSSEGWDSEMVNYPNLFTVGDDIYLLYQGNGMGRTGFGLARLAGTGDWGF; from the coding sequence GTGTTCACATGGGAAAAGCTTGGGCAAATTTACGACCCGGGCAGGCATGCAAGACATCCGCAGTTGAAGCAATTCGGACAATCCCCCTCGGCGCTTGTTCTGGAGGATCGCATCCGCGTGTACTTCTGCGCCCGGCCGGAGCCGGATGCGAACGGCCAGTATGTAAGCCATGCAACCTATCTCGAGCTGGACAGGGATGATCCGAAAACGATCATCAATATCAATGAAGGCGGCCCCATTCTCGAACTCGGTGGCTATGGCGCGTTCGACGAGTTCGGCACCTATCCGATTTCGGTCGCAAAACACGCAGAGGAAGTATGGGCCTATTACGCCGGGATAACCCGCTGCGAATCCGTTCCGTTCAATGCCGCGATCGGACTCGCGATCAGCCGGGATGGGGGGCTTTCCTTTACACGTGCCGGCGCCGGACCTGTGCTCTGCTACGATCCGGACGAGCCGTTCCTGCTCGGCAGCCCGCGGATCAGGCGGTTCGATGGCCGCTGGTATCTCTGGTATGTCGCTGGCCGCAGGTGGCTGGCTGGAGGCAGCCGGCCTGAGCCCGTCTACACGATCCGGATGGCTTCCTCTGACGACGGCGTCAACTGGAAGAAGCATGGCCGCGATCTGCTGGCCGATGTGCTTGGTCCGAACGAATGCCAGGCCTGTGCCGATGTGACCTTCCGCAGCGGGCGCTACCACATGTTCTATTCCTATAGGGAGGCACTCAACTACAAATCGGGAGAGGGTGGCTATCGCATCGGCTATGCTTATTCTGATGACATGCTGACCTGGATACGCCGCGACGATCTGGCCGGCCTGCAACGCTCGTCAGAGGGATGGGATTCCGAAATGGTGAATTATCCCAATCTGTTTACCGTCGGCGACGATATCTACCTGCTCTACCAGGGCAACGGTATGGGCCGCACGGGATTCGGCCTCGCGCGGCTTGCCGGCACCGGCGACTGGGGGTTCTGA
- a CDS encoding class I SAM-dependent methyltransferase, whose product MTSQRDYNAELDDSHLSANEKYVYGFDYDVMHPYMIKSFKPFFRPGNLLELGSYNGSFTKRFLPFFEDVTCVEASDAAIAEARETLGDRVKFVHALFEEVELPVRYDNIVLTHVLEHLDDPVGVLRRINDEWLAEGGRLFLVCPNANAPSRQIAVKMGLISHNTAITPAEEVHGHRNTYTLDTLERECVAAGLDVVHRSGVFFKALANFQWDRLLKTDIVSPEYLEGCFKLGQVYPDLCASIFLMCETGKAMR is encoded by the coding sequence TTGACGTCGCAACGAGATTACAACGCCGAACTTGATGACTCGCATCTTTCGGCTAACGAGAAATATGTTTACGGCTTCGACTACGACGTCATGCATCCCTACATGATCAAGTCGTTCAAGCCGTTTTTCCGCCCGGGCAATCTGTTGGAACTCGGCAGCTACAATGGCAGTTTCACGAAACGCTTCCTGCCGTTTTTCGAGGACGTTACCTGCGTGGAGGCGTCCGATGCCGCCATCGCCGAAGCAAGGGAGACACTCGGCGATCGGGTGAAGTTCGTCCATGCTCTCTTCGAAGAAGTGGAACTGCCTGTCCGCTACGACAACATTGTGCTGACCCACGTTCTTGAGCATCTCGACGATCCCGTCGGCGTTCTTCGCCGGATCAATGATGAATGGCTCGCCGAAGGCGGGCGTCTCTTCCTCGTCTGCCCGAATGCCAATGCGCCGTCGCGCCAGATTGCGGTCAAGATGGGCCTGATCAGCCACAACACGGCAATTACACCGGCAGAGGAAGTTCACGGCCATCGAAACACCTACACATTGGACACTCTGGAGCGCGAATGCGTTGCGGCTGGCCTCGACGTTGTCCATCGCTCCGGTGTGTTCTTCAAGGCGCTCGCCAACTTCCAATGGGACCGCTTGCTGAAGACAGACATCGTCTCGCCTGAATATTTGGAGGGATGTTTCAAGCTTGGCCAAGTTTATCCGGATCTATGCGCGAGCATTTTCCTCATGTGTGAGACGGGCAAGGCAATGCGTTAG
- a CDS encoding tyrosine-type recombinase/integrase, translated as MTPITPLIEAFLRETLVRQRGASRHTCDSYAQSFQLLFEFAAARLKSKPSKLMLEQIDSGLVSAFLEHLEDKRKNAAVTRNVRLAAIKSFFRFLEYRQPAALDQVRRVLAIPFKKTDTRLVPYLLREELQALLDAPDPTTRDGIRDRAMLHMAVCAGLRVSELTGLKIDDIDMSSMSIRVVGKGRRERALPLWKPAATALRAWLAIRGKVATPEVFVSARGEPLSRWGFAYLLKQHAAVAARQQQGLAKKRVSPHVLRHTCAMIILQATQDIRKVSLWLGHATLTTTEVYTRGDPTEKLEAMEEIVPPHLRRGTFQPTDKLIALLKSTS; from the coding sequence ATGACACCGATCACTCCCCTCATCGAAGCGTTCCTGCGCGAAACACTCGTCCGTCAGCGGGGCGCCAGCCGACACACGTGCGATTCCTATGCCCAGAGCTTCCAACTCCTGTTCGAGTTCGCCGCTGCGAGGCTCAAGAGTAAACCATCCAAGCTGATGCTGGAGCAGATCGACTCCGGTTTGGTCAGCGCCTTCCTCGAGCATCTCGAGGATAAGCGCAAGAACGCCGCCGTGACGCGAAACGTTCGTTTGGCGGCTATTAAGTCGTTCTTCCGCTTCCTCGAATACCGGCAACCGGCAGCCCTCGATCAAGTCCGCCGCGTGCTGGCGATTCCGTTCAAGAAGACGGACACACGTCTCGTTCCCTATCTACTGCGCGAGGAGCTGCAAGCGCTGCTCGACGCCCCGGACCCGACAACGCGCGACGGCATCCGCGACCGAGCCATGCTGCATATGGCCGTGTGTGCAGGATTGCGCGTCTCCGAACTGACGGGTCTGAAGATCGACGATATCGACATGTCGTCGATGAGCATACGCGTCGTCGGCAAGGGGCGGCGGGAACGAGCGCTGCCGCTGTGGAAGCCGGCAGCCACGGCACTGCGCGCCTGGCTCGCCATTCGCGGAAAGGTCGCGACACCCGAAGTGTTCGTCAGCGCGCGTGGTGAACCTTTGAGCCGATGGGGCTTCGCCTATTTGCTCAAGCAGCACGCCGCGGTTGCTGCTCGCCAGCAGCAAGGCCTCGCCAAGAAGCGCGTCTCGCCTCATGTGCTCAGGCACACCTGCGCGATGATCATCCTGCAGGCGACGCAAGACATCCGGAAAGTATCGCTGTGGCTGGGCCATGCCACGCTGACGACCACAGAGGTCTACACACGCGGCGATCCAACCGAAAAGCTCGAGGCCATGGAAGAGATCGTGCCACCGCATCTGCGGCGCGGCACCTTCCAGCCGACCGACAAGCTGATAGCACTGCTAAAGAGCACTTCGTAA
- a CDS encoding tyrosine-type recombinase/integrase, whose amino-acid sequence MLNTIETYLALRRATGFAMSNAEYLLKSFAAFAVERGHAYVQTQTAIDWAALGPSVAQRDARLKAVCRFARHIRVEDVRHELPPANHFGARKRRRPPHIYSGTEIGRLIEAAGRLRPQGGLRSLTYATLIALLAATGLRISEALKLTFADITSDGLLIRETKFRKTRLVPLHDTAAAGLQRYLKRRGPGSGDDPVFADTRGRSLRYIAVKETFDGLVCKVGIRPTSARRPRLHDLRHTFAVRALQGSPTGRNRCGAHMVALATYMGHVNIYTTYWYLEATADLVRDIAVAGEAFMSEGRLP is encoded by the coding sequence ATGTTAAACACCATCGAGACCTATCTCGCACTGCGCCGTGCCACGGGCTTTGCGATGTCGAATGCCGAGTACCTGCTCAAGAGCTTCGCCGCCTTCGCGGTCGAGCGCGGGCACGCGTATGTCCAAACGCAAACAGCCATCGATTGGGCCGCGCTCGGACCGTCCGTTGCGCAACGCGATGCTCGACTGAAGGCCGTCTGCCGCTTCGCACGCCATATCCGCGTCGAAGATGTCCGGCACGAGTTGCCCCCGGCCAATCACTTCGGTGCCCGCAAAAGGCGTCGACCGCCGCACATCTACTCGGGCACGGAGATCGGTCGCCTGATCGAAGCCGCCGGCCGGCTTCGACCTCAAGGAGGCCTGCGCTCGCTGACGTATGCGACCTTGATCGCCCTGCTCGCGGCCACCGGGCTGCGCATCTCCGAAGCACTCAAGCTCACGTTCGCGGACATAACGAGCGACGGCCTGTTGATCCGCGAGACCAAGTTCCGCAAGACCCGTCTCGTGCCGTTGCACGATACGGCGGCGGCGGGCTTGCAACGCTACCTGAAGCGCCGCGGACCTGGCTCGGGAGATGATCCCGTGTTCGCCGACACGCGTGGCCGGTCACTGCGCTACATCGCAGTCAAAGAGACCTTCGACGGGCTGGTCTGCAAAGTTGGCATCCGGCCAACGTCGGCGCGGCGCCCTCGGCTGCATGATCTGCGGCACACGTTCGCGGTGCGGGCGCTACAAGGCAGTCCAACGGGCCGAAACCGATGCGGTGCGCATATGGTCGCGCTCGCTACGTACATGGGTCACGTCAACATCTACACCACCTACTGGTACCTGGAGGCTACCGCCGACCTCGTTCGCGACATCGCCGTGGCGGGAGAGGCGTTCATGTCAGAGGGGAGGCTACCATGA
- a CDS encoding tyrosine-type recombinase/integrase — translation MRYLRAAAHVSHVMAERDASVSDIDLAAFEQHLRTCRCPRAKGGRRNHHTIYGARLFRRHLEEIGVCERAVAAIRPAEPQLVLGFKAWLSKHRGASDATIRLYARDAVSIMAALGTDPTRWSPTDIRGYFTKRASTCGRGTIEKMTTSLRAFLRYLAVKGHCQADLDNAVPAYAHWQLAEMPRYLSGEQVSRLIAACDGDAGACRRDRAIVLLLARLGLRAGDVAQLRLIDIEWQAGSLRVTGKSRYEVRLPLPQDVGDAIAAYLECRPSCCRSDRVFLSTIAPSRPFRNGDGVSSVVRRIMKRAGVVTPVKGAHALRHTAATEMLRHGVPLDKIGLVLRHRGIDTTAHYAKADVTLLKQVAQPWPEAL, via the coding sequence GTGCGCTATCTGCGGGCGGCAGCTCATGTCAGCCATGTCATGGCAGAGCGCGATGCAAGCGTGAGCGACATCGATTTGGCGGCGTTCGAACAGCATCTACGAACGTGCCGATGTCCGCGCGCCAAGGGAGGCCGCCGCAACCATCACACCATCTACGGCGCAAGGCTCTTCCGTCGGCACCTCGAAGAAATAGGCGTGTGCGAGCGCGCCGTCGCGGCGATACGGCCTGCCGAACCGCAGTTGGTCCTCGGCTTTAAAGCATGGCTCAGCAAGCATCGTGGGGCATCCGATGCGACCATAAGGCTCTACGCGCGCGATGCAGTCAGCATTATGGCAGCACTTGGAACGGACCCGACGCGTTGGAGCCCCACCGATATCCGCGGCTACTTCACGAAGCGCGCGAGCACATGCGGGCGCGGCACCATCGAGAAGATGACCACGAGCCTGCGGGCATTCTTGCGCTACCTCGCCGTTAAAGGGCACTGCCAGGCCGATCTCGACAATGCCGTTCCGGCCTACGCCCATTGGCAGCTTGCCGAGATGCCGCGATATCTCTCGGGCGAACAGGTCAGCCGGTTGATTGCTGCTTGCGATGGTGATGCCGGCGCGTGTCGGCGGGATCGCGCCATCGTATTGCTGTTGGCTCGCCTCGGCCTGCGGGCCGGCGACGTGGCACAGCTCCGTCTCATCGATATCGAGTGGCAGGCGGGTTCGCTTCGGGTCACGGGCAAGTCGCGCTATGAGGTTCGCTTGCCGCTGCCCCAGGACGTCGGGGATGCGATCGCTGCCTATCTCGAATGTCGACCGTCGTGCTGTCGAAGCGATCGCGTGTTCCTGAGTACGATCGCGCCCAGCCGCCCGTTCCGGAACGGCGACGGCGTCTCCTCGGTGGTCAGGCGCATTATGAAGCGCGCTGGCGTCGTGACGCCCGTCAAGGGTGCGCACGCCCTGCGGCACACCGCGGCGACCGAGATGCTGCGCCATGGCGTACCGCTCGACAAGATCGGCCTAGTCCTCCGGCATCGTGGCATTGACACGACGGCCCACTACGCCAAAGCCGATGTCACTCTTCTGAAGCAGGTGGCGCAGCCTTGGCCGGAGGCACTCTGA